The genomic stretch tcattgtttcatcatcacTTTGAAGtttttttgtcatcatcaaaaaaggggagattgtaagaacaaaatcCAGTGTCTATAATTCATCTCtagattttgatgataacaaaggatgaaacaaattggtaccctaacataattcatctaagtgtgcaggactctaatcaaaaAGAGGTCAGATAGACATATGTCAGATATAGACACAAGTTCAGAATGACCACTTAGAAAGTACTCAAgtagaagttctgactctgaacaaaggaAGCGTACAAAGCTCAACGAAGAAAGAGATATTGGACGCTCTGAAGCGGAAGAGCACACTTTAGGGTCTGAAGCTTTTACACTATGATATAATCAATCAGGAAGACATCAAGAACCTCTGAAGTTAATCAATTGTCAGCAACTATCTGAAGATGCACATGCTGAACAGAAACTCTGATTTCTAAACACTCTGATTCAGAAACTATCAATAAAGACTTAGCTATGAAGTCTTCCACTTATGGCAAGAATCAAATTTTGGAAGAAAGTTAAAGCGCCCCAAAATGTTATGGAAAGAACAcagagattaatgacattaatcatccatcattTCCAAGATCCCCTCATCCAACGGTCTCTTCATTAAACCCCTATATATAGGATGGATTATCTTCACAAAGATTAACGAAAACACACGAGAATATTGAAACTAATCTCATATCTCTTACTGATTCTCCTTTCacacgagttgctgctcttaAGTGTGAACATTTCTTTTGTTCTTATATTGTGTAACTTCTACTTACCTGGAAGCACTAAGCACATAACTGTAATTTTCCTTAATTGCTTaatattcctcaagtgacttgtgaagtctgtaaacttgagagggctaagagatctttatcctcttagacgctcatttgttgtaatctttcaagattagtggattaagtccttattgaaggcgaaatcaccttggtcgggtggactggagtagctttgaatttcaagtgaaccaggataaaaattCTGTGTTGATAGCTTTTATTTTTCGCGTGTGTTTTGTTTTCAAAAGTTCTTTTTTTAGTATCAGTtaaaacaattcaaccccccccccttCTTGTTTTTGTCAACCTTCAATATATTCCGACAGAGGTGATGTATAGTTTGGCCTTCGAAGGCCAAAGCTTACCCCATTTCgagccataatcctttcgaccaTGGCTTCCAGATTATTATCCGCTGCCATATCATCATGTTGAATCTTCCATATGACATCATCAGTGTTTTGGTTTCTATTTATCATTACTATCCTTAGCTCTCTTTCCATGGGGATTTGTGGTTCAGTCCTAGGGGGTTCGACTCCTACTCCCTGATTTACCATCTCTAGTTGCGGTTGATTTTGTGGAATTTGGTTAATAATAGGGTCTTCTTAGAAGGTTACCCCCTGGTTTTCCCTTATCCAATCCCTCAGAGGGTGTCGATGAGGTTGTGGTACACCCAAGAAATCAGACATTCGCGCCATCTGAGTTGTCATCTGTTGATTCAGTTCAGTTATATTTTGAATCAAAGGATTTAACACGGTGGTCAATGTTTTGGTAAGCATTTGGACCATCTCATGGTTTCTCTCGTGCATCTATTGTCTCCACATTGCTGCGAAATTATTGGTAAGGCTGGGTATTTGTGTTTGGTATCCCAGGCCTGAAGATTGGTTATTTTGGCCCACGTTAACCCCAAATCCTGACCCTTGTAATGAGGAGGTTATGTTAACCACCGGTTCTGAAAATGTCGAAGCGGCGCTATGTAAACTTACCATcactgaagttggcattccatatGGTTGTTCTCGACCACCAAAGGGTATAAGAAACCAGGGGGTATTGAAGGCATGTTTAGAACATTTCCAATGTAAGTCAAAATAGGTTCAGTATGGGGAATCAAATGTGTAGGCATCGAACTTGCCATATATGGAACCGATTCAGACATGTGCATTGTGGTCGTGTTCTCCCCTGTCGAAGAAGAAGGGGGTGGCACATTGCTAGTTGATGGATCTTGGTTATTTGGCGCATTTAAATTCGTAATTCTCCTAGTGGATCTTCTCCTTGGTTTGTATTCATTGGTTGTGCCTACTTTACCACTCCTTAATAGCATACAACGAATTCTTTCGAAAGGGGGAAGATGACTGAATAACCagaataaaaaaaaacaatttcaCTTTTATAAAATTGTTAGCACTGTCCCAccgggtgtgccaatttgtttaccgtgaaaattggtaaagaatcgtcgatcttccaaattactaaatttggttacttacaggatcgatcaggttgatcctaagacatgtgctaatTATTTAAAGTGAACTCTAGTAAACACAAACACTTCGATAGTGTTTGCAATGATGGTGATTAGTGAAAATACTTAAACAGTAAAAGACCAACACCAAATGAAGAGAACATTGTAAGAACtaaagtaaatggcaagaaagATAAATCCTTAAGATAAAGAAGTATTTCTGGAAAATAAAGATAAATTGAATTACTTCAAAGTAAATGACAATGGTGTAAATCAAACGTACATTTCTCAATTTACTGTTTCTCTACACGCGGATACTTGGTAAATTTTATAGATTTTATACACACTTTGAACACACACgatcctaacactaagaccctctatttatactaaTACAAATAATCGCTTCTAACGACTTTTCAATCACGTCGAGACAAATGGCGCTTTGCATGGATGCAACTATCCACTATGCTCCACGTGTACCTTCGGCAATTTCAGATAAAAACAAagttccctcctttatttgaatttgaatctcTCGTCGAAACGTCTTCAAAACACTAAAGAATATTTCTAAGTCCCTACTGCAACTTGATCATCTCATACAGGAACTTTCGACTAGAGCTCCCAATATCAGATTCAGTCGAAAACATCTTCACATGGAATTCCACTTTTTAACTCTTAAAATGGGCGTCAAAATTAGGAGCCAACAACTATACTGGAATTTTTATCTTCTATTTTTTTCAATATATTATTTTCCATAAAAAAAACGAATTTTTATCTAAATAACccatttttttaaataaatacCCAAAATAACTCATTTTTTCACCTATTTCCCAAACTAATCCACtttcaaataataaaaaaaacaaaacaaaagagGCGTTAATCCAATTGCCGCCTCTGTACAACACATAATAGGAGACGTCAATTCAATTGACGACATTGTACAAATATATAGGAGAAAGAGTACATTCTCTCTCCTACGTGTTTTTACACTGTCGTCAATtgaattgacgcctcctcttatGTGTTGTACACaagcgccaattggattggcgtctcttttattttgaatttttttttgtttgaaaatgGATTAGTTTGAGAAATATGTGAAAAAATGGATTATTTTAGatatttatttgaaaaaaaatggATTATTTAGATAAAATTTTCCTAAAAAAAACACTTAACActgtttttattttgttttttctattttgttAGTTTCATGTGTAAACATACTTTGGAAAAGATGAAAACTATTTTTAGTTTCTTTGCAATCAAATTCTTTTATCTCAATCTCATTCCAAAAGAGCTAAAAGCTATACCCATTTATCTATTTTTTGTTACTTCTCGCGGATTTACAATCTCATCAACTAAATATAAACTTTTAATAAATGATGAAATATATTGAAAGATGGTAAGATACAACACTTGGTCACATCATAGGCAACACTTTAGTGCATATAAATCAATTCACCATCTTTGCATTCTCGAACAGCAATCTCCAGTTTGTCACCAGCACTTGATGGCAATATATCACAACATTGCCTTCTTGGAGCCAGCAActgaaatcaaaacaaaaatttACATTAGATCATTTCCAAAATTACACCATTTTCCAGAAACTCACAGAGATCATCTTTGAGAACATGAAAGACGGATTATCTCATAAGATCATAATTTTACAAGTTAAGTTGGGTCTAAAAAGAGCTTAAAATATATGTCAGAAGAGATAAACAATAACAATTGTTAGTTACCTGTTTGATGTTAAGGTCTAGTTTATCAGAAACCACTTTGATAACTTCGACTTTGTTCGGTGATCCCCGTTCCTTTCGGCAATCACGTAAAAATCTTTTATAATAACTGGTTATGATACCATTCTTACTAGAAGAAACACTATCAAGATAAAAAATAGTGGGTCTTTCACAAGGATCGGTGTCAAATGGTTTTGTATTGAACATATAAGTTTTTGCTAACACATTTCCATTTTTCCATTGTTTGAATGTTTCTTGCACATTGACAGCTTCTGGTAAAAACATATGATCGTTGAATATTTGAACAGCGTAACCCCATGATACTGAAACTGTCCATGAAAACTTTTTGTTGTAGCAAATTGTTTGTTGCAGGATTCTTTGAGAATCAAGATTTACTGCTTTGAATAAATGTTGTAGAGCTTGTGTTCTTGTCATCTTTGGAAAGATTGAATCAGTGTAATCTGAGTGATGAAGAGATACTAAAGGAGTTACTGGATGTGCAGCTAATAGGCCAAAGGTGTTTCCAGTTAAATCAACCTATCACATTTcataatataaaaaaaaaaatacatcataaataataaatatataatattttgTATTAGTAAAATATAAATTCAATCAACATAGCATCAACAGCCTCGCAACCATATTTAAAATCATGATCTACAATTCCACATACTAAATTGACAAACTGGAATATAGAATCATGGTCAAGAATTTCACATACTAAATTGACAAATCGCCCAAAAACAAATTAGTCATAATTTTCAGCATTTTAAACTAACCATGATTTCAATAAACTATTTGTTACCTGATGAAAACCTGGCTCATGTGTCAATCCAACACCAAGTTCAGCTAAACAAGAATGAACCCTACCATCACTTCCATAGAGATGAGGATACCTTTCCAAACAAGAATCAAAAACCTTAGCCAAAACTTTAGCCAGAGAAGAGCTAATAGCAAAACCAGCACCACCAAAAGCCATTCCAAACCCAAACAAACGATTCTGCTCATAAATCTCCGAGTTCGCACCGATATAATACCAAAGCTCATGATCATATTTTGACAAAGTCTTCACCAAATTCTCCGGGAAGAAAACCGTGTCGTCGTCTCCAAACACATACCACTTCACACCGGTATGATTCAACGCCACCGTCTCCACAACAACGCGTGCGACTCGTATTGCTGATCGAAGTCCCCCGCTGCAAGTGTATCGAAACCGCGACGTGTCTTGAGAGAGACATAGAGGAGGAAGAGAAGAAGAGTCATCATTATCTTTTGGTAGACTATCCAAGAAAACACAACCCTTTGTATTGTTGGTTTTCCACCATAGTTTGACATACTCTTTTCTCTTTGTCCATGAACTTTTGCTCGCAGCAATTCCAAATACTATATCATCTAGAGTTGTGTTCGCGGTTGTGGTTGCAGTTGCGGTTGCGGATTTCAACGCCTCTTGTGATGATGAAGAATGTTGCAAATGTACTAATAGCTTTGGGTTTGAAGTACCTAATATTAGGACTGATACAATGACATAAAAGCCACAAAATGAAGATGCTACTAATATGAAATTAATCAAAAATTGTGCTTTTGTGTGTTTCTGAAATAGCTGCATGTTAATTCACAAAGAAAAAACTTGGGAAGTTTTTTTGTGAATCTATT from Lathyrus oleraceus cultivar Zhongwan6 chromosome 7, CAAS_Psat_ZW6_1.0, whole genome shotgun sequence encodes the following:
- the LOC127106946 gene encoding uncharacterized protein LOC127106946, translating into MQLFQKHTKAQFLINFILVASSFCGFYVIVSVLILGTSNPKLLVHLQHSSSSQEALKSATATATTTANTTLDDIVFGIAASKSSWTKRKEYVKLWWKTNNTKGCVFLDSLPKDNDDSSSLPPLCLSQDTSRFRYTCSGGLRSAIRVARVVVETVALNHTGVKWYVFGDDDTVFFPENLVKTLSKYDHELWYYIGANSEIYEQNRLFGFGMAFGGAGFAISSSLAKVLAKVFDSCLERYPHLYGSDGRVHSCLAELGVGLTHEPGFHQVDLTGNTFGLLAAHPVTPLVSLHHSDYTDSIFPKMTRTQALQHLFKAVNLDSQRILQQTICYNKKFSWTVSVSWGYAVQIFNDHMFLPEAVNVQETFKQWKNGNVLAKTYMFNTKPFDTDPCERPTIFYLDSVSSSKNGIITSYYKRFLRDCRKERGSPNKVEVIKVVSDKLDLNIKQLLAPRRQCCDILPSSAGDKLEIAVRECKDGELIYMH